Proteins co-encoded in one Capsicum annuum cultivar UCD-10X-F1 chromosome 9, UCD10Xv1.1, whole genome shotgun sequence genomic window:
- the LOC107842883 gene encoding uncharacterized protein LOC107842883, whose translation MEYGHVQRPKYDCLLFDLDDTLYPLSTGLAASVRQNIEDYMVEKLGIDQSKIAELGNLLYKNYGTTMAGLRAIGYDFDYDEYHSFVHGRLPYENLRPDPVLRSLLLSVPIRKVIFTNADKVHALKVLNKLGLKDCFEGILCFETLNPIHKSTPSDDEDDIEFIGSATSCNAAATNGSEIFDIIGHFSQPKAGSVLPKTPIVCKPSEVAIERALMIANINPHRTLFFEDSVRNVLAGKRVGLDTVLVGNSQRVVGADYALESIHNIREAIPQLWEVDRLAEVNYSGVAVETSVTA comes from the exons ATGGAATATGGGCATGTTCAGAGGCCAAAATATGACTGTCTTCTTTTCG ATCTAGATGACACTCTTTATCCCCTTAGTACTGGTTTGGCAGCTAGTGTTCGACAGAACATTGAAG ATTATATGGTGGAAAAACTTGGTATTGATCAAAGCAAGATTGCTGAGTTGGGTAATTTACTGTACAAGAATTATGGAACCACAATGGCAGGCCTCAGG GCTATTGGTTATGATTTCGACTATGATGAGTACCATAG TTTTGTCCACGGGAGATTACCTTACGAAAATTTGAGGCCTGACCCTGTTCTGAGAAGTCTTTTGCTGAGCGTTCCCATCCGCAAAGTt ATCTTTACTAATGCTGATAAGGTCCATGCTCTCAAAGTTCTGAATAAACTTGGCTTGAAAGATTGTTTCGAGGGGATTTTATGCTTCGAGACATTGAATCCAATTCACAAGAGCACTCCATCAGATGATGAAGACGACATTGAGTTCATCGGTTCAGCCACATCCTGTAACGCTGCTGCTACTAACGGATCTGAGATCTTCGACATTATTGGACATTTTTCTCAACCTAAGGCTGGATCAGTGTTGCCAAAGACACCAATTGTTTGCAAACCTTCAGAAGTTGCCATTGAACGCGCTTTAATGATTGCCAACATTAACCCACACAGAACA CTTTTCTTTGAAGATAGTGTCCGTAACGTTCTAGCTGGCAAGCGTGTAGGTCTTGATACAGTACTG GTTGGAAATTCCCAAAGAGTAGTTGGTGCAGATTATGCATTAGAAAGTATCCACAACATAAGGGAAGCAATACCACAACTTTGGGAAGTTGATAGGCTGGCTGAAGTTAACTACTCTGGTGTTGCTGTTGAGACATCTGTCACAGCTTAG